A DNA window from Melanotaenia boesemani isolate fMelBoe1 chromosome 6, fMelBoe1.pri, whole genome shotgun sequence contains the following coding sequences:
- the pnisr gene encoding arginine/serine-rich protein PNISR isoform X2, which translates to MWDQGGQPWPQWPLSQQQWMQSFQHQHDPGQVDWAALAQAWIAQKESTGAQQHSVQPNGQDIPGLETVGQSNHGAFQGDPAFGRVWQPEWGMHGQPPPPPPPPDQTWIPPGSGPMDVVTPSEDSNSQDSTEFNSEAHHGVYPQNSHGMELLHPSLLLRQAFTLHTGRVLLRTDETPGHQALETGPDPLSSSLLNQRLLFPLML; encoded by the exons ATGTGGGACCAAGGAGGACAGCCTTGGCCGCAGTGGCCTCTGAGCCAGCAGCAGTGGATGCAGTCTTTTCAACACCAGCATGATCCAG GTCAAGTGGACTGGGCTGCTCTGGCACAGGCATGGATAGCCCAGAAGGAGTCCACAGGAGCACAACAGCACAGCGTCCAGCCAAACGGTCAGGACATCCCAGGCCTGGAAACCGTGGGACAGAGTAACCATGGAGCCTTCCAGGGTGACCCAGCATTTGGCAGAGTGTGGCAGCCAG AGTGGGGAATGCATGGTCagccccctcctcctcctccacccccaGACCAGACCTGGATCCCTCCGGGCTCAGGACCAATGGATGTGGTGACCCCCAGCGAGGACAGCAACAGCCAGGACAGCACAGAGTTCAACTCTGAAGCCCACCACGGGGTTTACCCCCAGAACAGCCATGG CATGGAGCTGCTTCATCCTTCACTCCTGCTCCGTCAGGCTTTCACTCTCCATACTGGCAGGGTCCTCCTCAGAACAGACGAGACACCCGGCCACCAGGCTTTAGAGACCGGCCCAGATCCCCTGTCCAGCTCCCTGTTAAACCAGAGGCTCCTGTTCCCCTTG ATGCTGTGA